tatatatatatatatatatatatatatatatatatatatatatatatatatatatatatatatattagtatttcgGTAGTTTATAATTACAATATACATTTTGACAGTTGATACAAACCTTTTTGTCACTAGTCTATAAGCTTTGAATTCTAAAATTGTTCTAAACTCCACTTTTTTCCCTATAAATAAAACTATCTCCCTACACTAAAAACACCTCTTATCGTCATACGGCTTTCTTGTCTTCTTCTGTACACTTACGCGAACTCTTGCTATGTACTCTCTTATGATCAACTAAGTTAATTGTTCTCAGAATGTACTCTCACGATCTTTCATTTATGTTTTACTTTATACAAGGTTCTTTTCCCGAGGTTAGttacatacttacatatatataatttttatcatttgccGGCAATTAGTTTTCTACCACCCTTCTCAGATTGCCAATATCTCAATTAGGGTTATCGACGATATCTAATCAAAGAGTAAACAGTTGATTAACTTCAAAACACAATTGTTATTGTTATGGCACTCAAGTGGGAAGGAATATTTACCCGTTGGTGAATATTTTGCTTGTTGAGTTTATAAAATAAAACCTTATATACAAAAAAGTAATAAGGTTTACTACCAACAATAATTAGAACCTTAGGGACTTGTTTATAAACTCCCCACAGTCGGACACATTCCTCATTTGAACACTGCTTCCCTCCGCTCCAAAACCCTAAATctgaaaccctaaccctaaccctaaccctaacatcaacaaaaatgtcgaTGTCAAAGGGTTCAAAGATGCTTCAATTCATCAACTACCGTATGCGTATCACAATCCAAGACGGCCGTCAGCTAGTTGGCAAATTTATGGCTTTCGATCGCCACATGAATCTCGTAATCGGAGATTGTGAAGAGTTCCGTAAACTTCCACCGGCGAAAGGATCCAAAAAAACCGAAGAACGAGAAGACCGTCGCACTCTCGGGCTCGTTCTGTTACGCGGAGAAGAAGTTATTTCAATGACAGTTGAAGGACCACCGCCGCCTGATGAAAACCGTGCTAAAGCCGTCGGCGCCGCCGCGTTATCTGGTCCAGGTATCGGCCGTGCTGCTGGCCGTGGAATACCTACTGCTCCCTTGGTTCAAGCTCAACCGGGTTTATCTGGACCGGTTAGAGGTGTTGGTGGACCGGCTCCTGGTATGATGCAACCGCAGATTTCGAGACCTCCAATGAATTATCCTCCTCAAGCTCCGGTGGTTAGACCCGGACAAATGCCGTATCCTGGACAAGGTCCTCCACCTCAGATGCCACGTGGACCGCCTCCTGGTATGCCTCCACCTCAGTTTGCTCAACGGCCGCCTGGTCCTGGTCAGTATCCACCGCCTGGGCAGTATGGACAGAGACCTGGTATGGTTCCACCCCCTCCGATGATGAGGGGACCACCACCAATGGGCGGAGCACCACGACCTGGTATGCCTGGTCTGCCGCCACCTGGACGTCCTGGAATGCCTCCACCTGGTGGACAGATGCCCGGTTATGGACCTCCGCGCCCCGGGATGCCTCCTCCACCGAACAACCAGCAACAACAGCAGTAGTAGCAGAGACTGGTAATGGTATGCGTTCTTATATGTTTCATAAATTTTTGGACTTGCTTAAATGTTCCTTATGCACCAATACCACAGTAATATGTGTTTTGTGCTCAATTATGTTTGTTTGCTACTGTATTAACCATTGTAACTTAGGCTTCATTTTTAGATACTGTTAGCTAGTGTAGGCATGATCTGCTTAAGATAATTGTTACAGAGGCTTGAAGTATAAATGTCTTAGTGTATTAGCAGTTTTTAAGCTGATAGTATAGTAGCATACTTCAAATGTCTGACTGTGACTCAACCACGCCGATGCACACACGACTCCTAAACCTGTGGACGTTGCTTCATACCCCTTTTGTATCATATTGAACAATTGATAAATTTGCAATTATGAACAAGTGATTAAATTTGCAAGAACTCATATATGATGGAACTGTAATACATTAGAGTCTTGATTTAGTGACGGAACTGTAATACAGTAGAGTGTAAGACATTGTTGCAGTAACAGATATTGATCATATTTTAGCATTATGAACACTAGTACGGAGTAGTTAAAAATATGAAAAAGGTAACTGGTAGTCTTTATAAATTATGGTATTTGTGAAGAGAATAAACCTCCTGGTCAAAGCAATATAGAGAAGTTGCATCCTATTCGAGGGAACAAGCATGGGGGAGAGTGTTGCTTTATCATGTAACCATGTGTCTTCCACTTACAACTTTTTACAAGTCCTCCAAGTTTATGCTTTCATAGATCTCCCTTTTTAATGATAAACAACCAGTTATCGTGCAATATGTTAGGAGTGACTTGCATGAAATTTGAAGTCTCGTATTGAGACATGAAAAGTAGATCTCCCTTTTTCTCCCGTAAACAGGATAAGGAAGCTTCATTTAGACAATTATAATTCAACCGTAGTTCTCTGTGG
This genomic window from Rutidosis leptorrhynchoides isolate AG116_Rl617_1_P2 chromosome 2, CSIRO_AGI_Rlap_v1, whole genome shotgun sequence contains:
- the LOC139893704 gene encoding uncharacterized protein, giving the protein MSMSKGSKMLQFINYRMRITIQDGRQLVGKFMAFDRHMNLVIGDCEEFRKLPPAKGSKKTEEREDRRTLGLVLLRGEEVISMTVEGPPPPDENRAKAVGAAALSGPGIGRAAGRGIPTAPLVQAQPGLSGPVRGVGGPAPGMMQPQISRPPMNYPPQAPVVRPGQMPYPGQGPPPQMPRGPPPGMPPPQFAQRPPGPGQYPPPGQYGQRPGMVPPPPMMRGPPPMGGAPRPGMPGLPPPGRPGMPPPGGQMPGYGPPRPGMPPPPNNQQQQQ